In Trichoplusia ni isolate ovarian cell line Hi5 unplaced genomic scaffold, tn1 tig00000182, whole genome shotgun sequence, a genomic segment contains:
- the LOC113506983 gene encoding mpv17-like protein, with translation MPTIYSKIYNAFSKYPLLRGMASYCVIWPTSSLVQQTFERNKFGDYDWWRCARYGLYGSCYVAPTLYSWLTIANIMWPGNSIRAGIIKTFVETLTYTPFAMCSFYFTMSLLESKPFNEAVAEVEAKFLPTYKMGVSIWPAIAMINFCLIPPRNRVPFISLCSLVWTCYLAYMKHLDKEKVIVSSTTNPVKLLKATL, from the exons ATGCCTAcaatttacagtaaaatatacAATGCATTCTCGAAATATCCTCTATTACGAGGAATGGCATCCTATTGTGTTATTTGGCCCACATCTAGTTTAGTTCAGCAAACATTTGAAAGGAATAAATTTG GTGACTATGACTGGTGGAGATGTGCCCGCTATGGTCTATATGGCTCCTGTTATGTTGCCCCTACTTTGTATAGTTGGCTTACAATTGCTAATATTATGTGGCCTGGAAACTCGATACGTGCTGGCATAATCAAG ACATTTGTTGAAACTTTAACCTACACACCATTTGCTATGTGCAGCTTCTACTTTACCATGAGTCTGTTAGAATCAAAGCCTTTCAATGAAGCTGTTGCTGAAGTTGAAGCCAAGTTTCTACCAACATATAAG aTGGGTGTTTCAATATGGCCAGCTATAGCTATGATAAATTTCTGTCTCATTCCTCCAAGAAACAGGGTACCATTTATTAGTCTTTGTAGTCTTGTGTGGACTTGCTACCTTGCATATATGAAACATTTGGATAAAGAGAAAGTCATTGTGTCATCAACTACAAACCCTGTTAAATTGCTAAAAGCAACTTTATGA
- the LOC113506982 gene encoding mpv17-like protein has translation MPTAYSKKLYTVFSNYPLLRGMASYSIFWPTSSLVQQTFERNKFGDYDWWRCARYGLYGSCFVAPTLYSWLTIANIMWPGNTIRAGVIKTIAESFTYAPLSMCSFYFIMSLLESKPFHEAIAEVDAKFLPTYKMGVAVWPAIAMINFCFIPQKNRVPFISVCSLLWTCYLAYMKHLDKEKVIASSTTNPVKLLKATL, from the exons ATGCCTACAGCCTACAGTAAAAAACTCTACACTGTATTCTCAAACTATCCTCTTCTACGAGGAATGGCATCCTATAGTATTTTTTGGCCCACATCTAGCTTAGTACAACAAACCtttgaaagaaataaatttg GTGACTATGACTGGTGGAGATGTGCCCGCTATGGTCTATATGGGTCTTGTTTTGTTGCACCTACTTTGTATAGTTGGCTTACAATTGCCAATATTATGTGGCCAGGAAACACAATACGTGCTGGTGTAATCAAG ACAATTGCGGAATCTTTTACCTATGCACCATTGAGTATGTGTAGTTTTTACTTCATCATGAGTCTACTGGAATCAAAGCCATTCCATGAAGCTATTGCAGAAGTTGATGCCAAGTTTCTACCAACATACAAG ATGGGTGTTGCAGTCTGGCCGGCTATAGCTATGATAAATTTCTGTTTCATTCCTCAAAAAAACAGGGTACCATTTATTAGTGTATGTAGTCTTTTATGGACATGCTACCTTGCATATATGAAACACTTAGACAAAGAAAAAGTTATTGCGTCATCTACTACAAACCCTGTCAAATTGCTAAAAGCAACCTTATAG
- the LOC113506992 gene encoding UPF0505 protein C16orf62 isoform X1 has product MPVYYDWTSAKKGSRSKHVSPSFEVSSYPLKPTVISRKEQSTTSIIDHINKWSSGFEEVDPLLRFEQMTLEEDLNPLETETTEGVNYSKAWVTRRASILNKYTTGEKLTIVSSYLPGGEKVSTFSALIRQVSNLNEKVKHRLEQLDDFDESSVRKTMGLSQQEFVTKINMLNDEIKKAWETEQRVKAFKIGIQCSKLLSDISVMQFYPSKFILITDTLDTFGNLVFNRLKDKSFGNNTLVNVHNIDPRTVPESAKETCQNWMYKMASIRELLPRLYMEMALLKCYVFISKDEIKPAIARLTTMIRGIGNPLVAAYLRVYLCHNASKLLSKGSEEYFYSNLTESLEEYQQIFLPAMKKKYESQLLTQDKYLNLYVPALDWLLFGALNSNKCKSDLLDEYLQRCEHIENSELFLSCLVSAFDSPTVIKRAPKILEMVQSNADKMVLMNEVLTSLGEHLCKTENYRQVASESLIQTWWKIASGMKSTNHFLQVLESWLQFACTNLSTQHVNVILRGTIRYMVKCGKPADEFSGNFQFVVKRMLKSIPDVEELFLMDAFMPLLELVQTSSARTMMAKTVLSIFFTRYNSVHIEDHIVISSLMRLCTILHDSINAVTVEDESKICGELINKFIQAVTYQDNLERQLNFYVECRSSFIKLDTVLITLVHAVNGLSARASPARGKWLQRACAAYCFVTVPSLHCTLTKTQLYLLSGQVALLNNCIGQAEANFKALIGLIPDIPDYILEDGQKKPTHVKVGGILSDFLSTLLLLPDNVDSNCKAYILSGFIKTMERIHWKKTEPLYYSTLLRTLDLLCEMTQEHYAHQIESVLSNDKLYGGDSEFIDVLEKYNTNICQELLVVLKALGDNKETKKQYNLALELFWRVVRRGDLQQRPMMSLAANLWMLAQKVQDSNNKLAKAILSALQADNSSQSRQLLQKLEEGVKNT; this is encoded by the exons ATGCCTGTGTACTATGattg GACTTCTGCAAAAAAAGGTAGTCGTAGTAAGCATGTATCTCCTAGTTTTGAGGTGTCTAGCTACCCTTTAAAACCAACAGTCATATCTAGG AAAGAACAGTCAACTACCAGTATTATTGATCACATTAACAAATGGAGTTCTGGTTTTGAGGAGGTTGATCCACTATTGAGATTTGAGCAAATGACTTTAGAAGAG gactTAAATCCCTTAGAAACAGAAACTACTGAGGGTGTCAATTATTCTAAGGCCTGGGTAACTAGGCGAGCAAGTATCCTCAATAAATACACCACTGGGGAGAAGTTGACTATAGTAAGCAGTTATCTCCCAGGTGGAGAAAAAg ttagtaCCTTTTCAGCACTTATTAGGCAGGTGtctaatttaaatgaaaaagtgaAACATAGGTTAGAGCAGTTGGACGATTTTGATGAAAGCTCTGTGAGGAAAACCATGGGTCTAAGTCAACAGGAATTTGTCACAAAGATAAACATGCTcaatgatgaaattaaaaag gcCTGGGAGACCGAGCAGAGAGTAAAGGCTTTTAAAATAGGAATCCAGTGCTCAAAACTGCTGTCTGATATTAGTGTAATGCAGTTCTATCCAAGcaagtttatattaattactgatACACTAGACACATTCGGTAATTTAGTCTTCAATCGTCTCAAAGATAAAAGTTTTGG AAACAATACCCTTGTCAATGTGCACAATATCGATCCGAGGACGGTGCCAGAGTCGGCCAAAGAGACATGCCAGAACTGGATGTACAAAATGGCGTCGATCAGAGAGCTATTACCGCGCTTGTACATGGAGATGGCTTTGTTAAAATGCTACGTGTTTATTTCTAAGGATGAGATCAAACCGGCCATAGCGAGGCTCACAACTATGATTAGAGGGATTGGGAATCCTTTGGTAGCTGCCTATTTAAGAGTGTATTTATGTCACAATGCTTCTAAACTATTAAGTAAAGGCAgtgaagaatatttttacagtaatttGACAGAGTCTCTGGAAGAGTATCAGCAG aTATTCTTGCCCgcaatgaaaaagaaatatgaatcaCAATTACTCACTCAAGACAAGTATTTAAATCTTTATGTACCAGCCCTTGACTGGTTATTATTTGGTGCACTTAACTCTAATAAATGTAAAAGCGATCTTTTAGATGAATATTTACAGCGTTGTGAACACATAGAAAACAG cgAGTTATTCCTGAGCTGTCTCGTATCTGCTTTTGACTCACCAACTGTTATTAAGAGAGCACCCAAAATATTGGAAATGGTTCAAAGTAATGCTGATAAAATGG TGCTGATGAATGAAGTCTTGACGTCACTGGGTGAGCACTTGTGCAAAACTGAGAACTACCGCCAGGTGGCGTCGGAATCGTTGATACAGACGTGGTGGAAAATAGCGAGCGGCATGAAATCAACCAACCATTTCTTACAAGTCCTGGAATCGTGGTTACAGTTTGCTTGTACTAATTTATCG ACTCAACATGTCAATGTAATACTGCGTGGTACAATTCGGTACATGGTCAAATGCGGTAAGCCCGCAGATGAGTTCTCTGGGAACTTCCAGTTTGTCGTCAAGCGGATGCTGAAATCCATTCCTGATGTAGAAGAACTGTTTCTAATG GATGCATTTATGCCTTTGTTGGAGTTAGTACAGACGTCTAGTGCTCGAACCATGATGGCTAAAACAGTGCTCTCCATATTCTTTACGAGATACAACTCCGTGCACATCGAGGACCACATCGTCATCTCAAGTTTGATGAGGCTTTGCACCATTCTGCACGACTCTATCAa TGCTGTGACAGTTGAAGATGAGAGTAAAATATGCGGGGAATTGATAAACAAGTTCATACAGGCTGTTACCTACCAAGACAACCTCGAGAGGCAATTGAACTTCTACGTCGAGTGTCGATCTTCTTTCATTAAACTTGACACAGTGCTCATTACGTTGGTGCAT GCTGTAAATGGCCTGTCCGCTCGCGCCAGCCCGGCCCGCGGCAAGTGGCTGCAGCGCGCGTGCGCGGCGTACTGCTTCGTCACCGTCCCGTCCCTGCACTGCACCCTCACCAAGACACAGCTGTACCTGCTGTCAGGACAAGTCGCGCTCCTCAATAACTGTATTGGACAAG ctGAAGCTAACTTCAAGGCTCTAATCGGCTTGATCCCTGATATACCGgattatatattagaagacgGACAGAAGAAGCCAACCCACGTCAAAGTCGGAGGGATTTTGTCTGATTTCTTGTCTACATTACTATTATTACCA GATAACGTAGACAGCAACTGTAAAGCGTACATTTTGAGTGGGTTTATCAAAACGATGGAGAGGATACATTGGAAGAAGACAGAGCCGCTGTACTACAGCACACTGCTGCGCACGCTCGACCTCCTCTGTGAAATGACGCAAGAACATTATGCTCACCAAATTGAGTCTG tgCTATCAAATGACAAACTGTATGGCGGAGACTCGGAGTTCATAGACGTGttagaaaaatacaatacaaacataTGCCAGGAATTGCTAGTAGTGCTAAAGGCGCTCGGAGATAACAAGGAGACGAAGAAACAATACAATTTGGCGCTAGAACTGTTCTGGAGAGTCGTGCGCCGCGGGGACCTGCAACAACGACCGATGATGAGTCTCGCAGCCAACCTGTGGATGTTGGCGCAAAAAGTACAAGACTCCAATAACAAACTCGCc AAAGCAATATTGTCAGCTCTACAAGCGGACAACAGTTCACAGAGTCGTCAGTTACTCCAAAAGTTAGAGGAAGGcgttaaaaatacgtaa
- the LOC113506992 gene encoding UPF0505 protein C16orf62 isoform X2, whose translation MPVYYDWTSAKKGSRSKHVSPSFEVSSYPLKPTVISRKEQSTTSIIDHINKWSSGFEEVDPLLRFEQMTLEEDLNPLETETTEGVNYSKAWVTRRASILNKYTTGEKLTIVSSYLPGGEKALIRQVSNLNEKVKHRLEQLDDFDESSVRKTMGLSQQEFVTKINMLNDEIKKAWETEQRVKAFKIGIQCSKLLSDISVMQFYPSKFILITDTLDTFGNLVFNRLKDKSFGNNTLVNVHNIDPRTVPESAKETCQNWMYKMASIRELLPRLYMEMALLKCYVFISKDEIKPAIARLTTMIRGIGNPLVAAYLRVYLCHNASKLLSKGSEEYFYSNLTESLEEYQQIFLPAMKKKYESQLLTQDKYLNLYVPALDWLLFGALNSNKCKSDLLDEYLQRCEHIENSELFLSCLVSAFDSPTVIKRAPKILEMVQSNADKMVLMNEVLTSLGEHLCKTENYRQVASESLIQTWWKIASGMKSTNHFLQVLESWLQFACTNLSTQHVNVILRGTIRYMVKCGKPADEFSGNFQFVVKRMLKSIPDVEELFLMDAFMPLLELVQTSSARTMMAKTVLSIFFTRYNSVHIEDHIVISSLMRLCTILHDSINAVTVEDESKICGELINKFIQAVTYQDNLERQLNFYVECRSSFIKLDTVLITLVHAVNGLSARASPARGKWLQRACAAYCFVTVPSLHCTLTKTQLYLLSGQVALLNNCIGQAEANFKALIGLIPDIPDYILEDGQKKPTHVKVGGILSDFLSTLLLLPDNVDSNCKAYILSGFIKTMERIHWKKTEPLYYSTLLRTLDLLCEMTQEHYAHQIESVLSNDKLYGGDSEFIDVLEKYNTNICQELLVVLKALGDNKETKKQYNLALELFWRVVRRGDLQQRPMMSLAANLWMLAQKVQDSNNKLAKAILSALQADNSSQSRQLLQKLEEGVKNT comes from the exons ATGCCTGTGTACTATGattg GACTTCTGCAAAAAAAGGTAGTCGTAGTAAGCATGTATCTCCTAGTTTTGAGGTGTCTAGCTACCCTTTAAAACCAACAGTCATATCTAGG AAAGAACAGTCAACTACCAGTATTATTGATCACATTAACAAATGGAGTTCTGGTTTTGAGGAGGTTGATCCACTATTGAGATTTGAGCAAATGACTTTAGAAGAG gactTAAATCCCTTAGAAACAGAAACTACTGAGGGTGTCAATTATTCTAAGGCCTGGGTAACTAGGCGAGCAAGTATCCTCAATAAATACACCACTGGGGAGAAGTTGACTATAGTAAGCAGTTATCTCCCAGGTGGAGAAAAAg CACTTATTAGGCAGGTGtctaatttaaatgaaaaagtgaAACATAGGTTAGAGCAGTTGGACGATTTTGATGAAAGCTCTGTGAGGAAAACCATGGGTCTAAGTCAACAGGAATTTGTCACAAAGATAAACATGCTcaatgatgaaattaaaaag gcCTGGGAGACCGAGCAGAGAGTAAAGGCTTTTAAAATAGGAATCCAGTGCTCAAAACTGCTGTCTGATATTAGTGTAATGCAGTTCTATCCAAGcaagtttatattaattactgatACACTAGACACATTCGGTAATTTAGTCTTCAATCGTCTCAAAGATAAAAGTTTTGG AAACAATACCCTTGTCAATGTGCACAATATCGATCCGAGGACGGTGCCAGAGTCGGCCAAAGAGACATGCCAGAACTGGATGTACAAAATGGCGTCGATCAGAGAGCTATTACCGCGCTTGTACATGGAGATGGCTTTGTTAAAATGCTACGTGTTTATTTCTAAGGATGAGATCAAACCGGCCATAGCGAGGCTCACAACTATGATTAGAGGGATTGGGAATCCTTTGGTAGCTGCCTATTTAAGAGTGTATTTATGTCACAATGCTTCTAAACTATTAAGTAAAGGCAgtgaagaatatttttacagtaatttGACAGAGTCTCTGGAAGAGTATCAGCAG aTATTCTTGCCCgcaatgaaaaagaaatatgaatcaCAATTACTCACTCAAGACAAGTATTTAAATCTTTATGTACCAGCCCTTGACTGGTTATTATTTGGTGCACTTAACTCTAATAAATGTAAAAGCGATCTTTTAGATGAATATTTACAGCGTTGTGAACACATAGAAAACAG cgAGTTATTCCTGAGCTGTCTCGTATCTGCTTTTGACTCACCAACTGTTATTAAGAGAGCACCCAAAATATTGGAAATGGTTCAAAGTAATGCTGATAAAATGG TGCTGATGAATGAAGTCTTGACGTCACTGGGTGAGCACTTGTGCAAAACTGAGAACTACCGCCAGGTGGCGTCGGAATCGTTGATACAGACGTGGTGGAAAATAGCGAGCGGCATGAAATCAACCAACCATTTCTTACAAGTCCTGGAATCGTGGTTACAGTTTGCTTGTACTAATTTATCG ACTCAACATGTCAATGTAATACTGCGTGGTACAATTCGGTACATGGTCAAATGCGGTAAGCCCGCAGATGAGTTCTCTGGGAACTTCCAGTTTGTCGTCAAGCGGATGCTGAAATCCATTCCTGATGTAGAAGAACTGTTTCTAATG GATGCATTTATGCCTTTGTTGGAGTTAGTACAGACGTCTAGTGCTCGAACCATGATGGCTAAAACAGTGCTCTCCATATTCTTTACGAGATACAACTCCGTGCACATCGAGGACCACATCGTCATCTCAAGTTTGATGAGGCTTTGCACCATTCTGCACGACTCTATCAa TGCTGTGACAGTTGAAGATGAGAGTAAAATATGCGGGGAATTGATAAACAAGTTCATACAGGCTGTTACCTACCAAGACAACCTCGAGAGGCAATTGAACTTCTACGTCGAGTGTCGATCTTCTTTCATTAAACTTGACACAGTGCTCATTACGTTGGTGCAT GCTGTAAATGGCCTGTCCGCTCGCGCCAGCCCGGCCCGCGGCAAGTGGCTGCAGCGCGCGTGCGCGGCGTACTGCTTCGTCACCGTCCCGTCCCTGCACTGCACCCTCACCAAGACACAGCTGTACCTGCTGTCAGGACAAGTCGCGCTCCTCAATAACTGTATTGGACAAG ctGAAGCTAACTTCAAGGCTCTAATCGGCTTGATCCCTGATATACCGgattatatattagaagacgGACAGAAGAAGCCAACCCACGTCAAAGTCGGAGGGATTTTGTCTGATTTCTTGTCTACATTACTATTATTACCA GATAACGTAGACAGCAACTGTAAAGCGTACATTTTGAGTGGGTTTATCAAAACGATGGAGAGGATACATTGGAAGAAGACAGAGCCGCTGTACTACAGCACACTGCTGCGCACGCTCGACCTCCTCTGTGAAATGACGCAAGAACATTATGCTCACCAAATTGAGTCTG tgCTATCAAATGACAAACTGTATGGCGGAGACTCGGAGTTCATAGACGTGttagaaaaatacaatacaaacataTGCCAGGAATTGCTAGTAGTGCTAAAGGCGCTCGGAGATAACAAGGAGACGAAGAAACAATACAATTTGGCGCTAGAACTGTTCTGGAGAGTCGTGCGCCGCGGGGACCTGCAACAACGACCGATGATGAGTCTCGCAGCCAACCTGTGGATGTTGGCGCAAAAAGTACAAGACTCCAATAACAAACTCGCc AAAGCAATATTGTCAGCTCTACAAGCGGACAACAGTTCACAGAGTCGTCAGTTACTCCAAAAGTTAGAGGAAGGcgttaaaaatacgtaa